A part of Aegilops tauschii subsp. strangulata cultivar AL8/78 chromosome 2, Aet v6.0, whole genome shotgun sequence genomic DNA contains:
- the LOC141041945 gene encoding uncharacterized protein isoform X1 has product MGDPVCLCCLDEQMAYHALSELKPGVKNWNVCVHVSHLWEYRGGTDTGPVQHVDMVLVNNKGNAMYAEIGKDDLEHKAALLADGNTYTLTRFMVSLATLLWKQWLTSKMAFWSSCTTLFRFWTSQPMWERTSALYCWVIVSVSAAAFLCIARQPTLTTKRTIVLEDHFYFIFSVLEVYIWFKLQTY; this is encoded by the exons ATGGGTGATCCCGTTTGTCTCTGCTGCTTGGACGAGCAG ATGGCCTACCATGCTCTGTCGGAACTGAAACCCGGAGTGAAGAACTGGAATGTCTGCGTTCATGTCTCCCACCTCTGGGAATACCGCGGTGGCACCGACACTGGTCCGGTGCAACATGTAGATATGGTTCTGGTCAATAACAAG GGAAATGCTATGTACGCTGAGATAGGAAAGGATGACTTGGAGCATAAAGCTGCGCTATTGGCTGACGGCAACACATACACTCTGACCAGATTCATGGTGTCGCTTGCCACACTATTGTGGAAGCAGTGGCTGACATCCAAGATGGCTTTCTGGAGTTCGTGTACGACCCTATTCCGTTTCTGGACCTCGCAGCCTATGTGGGAGAGAACAAGCGCTTT ATATTGTTGGGTCATAGTGAGTGTCTCTGCTGCTGCATTTCTCTGCATTGCGCGCCAGCCAACTCTGACCACCAAACGCACTATAGTCCTGGAAGACCACTTTTATTTCATTTTCTCTGTTCTTGAGGTTTATATATGGTTCAAACTTCAAACATATTAA
- the LOC141041945 gene encoding uncharacterized protein isoform X2 has product MGDPVCLCCLDEQMAYHALSELKPGVKNWNVCVHVSHLWEYRGGTDTGPVQHVDMVLVNNKGNAMYAEIGKDDLEHKAALLADGNTYTLTRFMVSLATLLWKQWLTSKMAFWSSCTTLFRFWTSQPMWERTSALCISYLSSLQNFQNIQMARYCYGKWEFHGFLISC; this is encoded by the exons ATGGGTGATCCCGTTTGTCTCTGCTGCTTGGACGAGCAG ATGGCCTACCATGCTCTGTCGGAACTGAAACCCGGAGTGAAGAACTGGAATGTCTGCGTTCATGTCTCCCACCTCTGGGAATACCGCGGTGGCACCGACACTGGTCCGGTGCAACATGTAGATATGGTTCTGGTCAATAACAAG GGAAATGCTATGTACGCTGAGATAGGAAAGGATGACTTGGAGCATAAAGCTGCGCTATTGGCTGACGGCAACACATACACTCTGACCAGATTCATGGTGTCGCTTGCCACACTATTGTGGAAGCAGTGGCTGACATCCAAGATGGCTTTCTGGAGTTCGTGTACGACCCTATTCCGTTTCTGGACCTCGCAGCCTATGTGGGAGAGAACAAGCGCTTT GTGCATCAGTTACTTAAGTTCATTGCAAAATTTTCAAAACATCCAAATGGCAAG GTATTGCTATGGAAAATGGGAATTTCACGGGTTCTTAATAAGTTGCTAA